The Tardiphaga alba genome includes a window with the following:
- a CDS encoding efflux RND transporter permease subunit — MAMNISAWSIRHPLPSIVFSIILLALGWISFTKLAITRLPSADIPVISVAVAQFGAAPAELEAQVTKTIEDGVSGVEGVRHISSSITDGLSVTTVQFALETNTDRALNDIKDAVTRVRANLPQNVNEPLIQRVDVIGLPIVTYAAISPGKTPEQLSWFVDDVVKRALQGVRGVAQVERIGGVEREILVSLDPDRLQAAGLTAVDVSRRLRGTNVDLAGGRAEIGKNDQAIRTLAGAKTLNELAGTMISLPSGGEVRLEDLGTVTDTIADRRTFARLNGEPVVALGIKRSKGASDVVVAEAVQKRISSLKESYPDVDLKLIDTSVDFTKGNYDAAMSTLFEGATLAVIVVFLFLRDLRATVIAAISLPLSIFPAFWVMDMLGFSLNLVSFLAITLSTGILVDDAIVEIENIVRHMRMGKSPYRAALEAADEIGLAVIAISLTIIAIFAPASFMSGIAGQFFKQFGITVSVQVFFSLLAARFVTPVLAAYFMKDHKHDDPPPGRILQAYNKLVTLSVKRYYLTVLFGLGVFALSILSIQLLPQGFLPAQDTARSLLAMELPPGSQLTFTEKTTEEIVQRLRKRPEIKSVFVDGGRVPPGISEVRRASLIINYTPKGDRKISQRELELEIGKELENVPDIRYWFLDENGLRAISLVVTGPDINIVSNVANELATQMKRIPLISNVISETSLDRPELRVQPRADLAARLGVSTEGLSETIRVATIGDVGPALAKFDAGDRLVPIRVQLEDSARSDIQVLEQLRVPIGGGRGGVPLSVVADIKLDQGPTSINRYDRERQATVAADLVGTAALGDALKKIYELPVMKSLPKNVSVKQSGDAESLNELADGFATAISAGLMMVYAVLVLLFGTFLQPITILFSLPLSIGGAIMALLVTGKQLTTPVWIGILMLMGIVTKNAIMLVEFAVEAIREGKPREIAIIDAGMKRARPIVMTTIAMAAGMMPSALAWGAGGEFRSPMALAVIGGLIFSTLLSLIFVPAMFLMMDDIGQLSWRWGRKLLVSSGEEDRGHPSSIEHKQVDR, encoded by the coding sequence ATGGCAATGAATATCTCGGCATGGTCGATCCGCCATCCGCTGCCCTCCATCGTATTTTCGATCATCCTGCTGGCGCTGGGCTGGATCAGCTTTACCAAGCTGGCCATCACGCGATTGCCGAGCGCCGACATTCCAGTGATCTCGGTCGCCGTGGCGCAGTTCGGCGCGGCACCTGCCGAACTCGAAGCGCAGGTCACCAAGACCATCGAGGACGGCGTCTCCGGCGTCGAAGGCGTCCGGCATATCTCGTCATCGATCACCGACGGCCTGTCGGTAACGACGGTACAATTCGCGCTCGAAACCAACACCGACCGCGCCCTCAATGACATCAAGGATGCCGTCACCCGCGTCCGCGCCAACCTTCCGCAAAACGTCAACGAACCGCTGATCCAGCGTGTCGACGTGATCGGTCTGCCGATCGTGACCTATGCCGCGATCTCACCAGGGAAGACGCCGGAACAACTCTCCTGGTTTGTCGACGATGTCGTGAAACGTGCGCTGCAGGGCGTCCGCGGCGTGGCGCAGGTAGAGCGCATCGGCGGCGTCGAGCGCGAAATCCTGGTCTCGCTGGATCCTGACCGTCTCCAGGCCGCAGGTCTCACTGCCGTCGATGTCTCCCGCCGCCTGCGCGGCACCAATGTGGACCTCGCTGGCGGTCGTGCCGAAATTGGCAAGAACGACCAGGCGATCCGCACCCTCGCGGGTGCAAAGACACTCAACGAACTCGCGGGCACCATGATCAGCCTGCCCTCCGGCGGCGAGGTGCGGCTGGAAGATCTCGGCACCGTCACCGATACCATCGCCGACCGGCGCACCTTTGCGCGCCTGAACGGCGAGCCCGTAGTGGCTCTGGGCATCAAGCGCTCCAAGGGCGCCAGCGACGTCGTCGTCGCCGAAGCCGTGCAAAAGCGCATCAGCTCGCTGAAAGAATCGTATCCCGACGTCGACCTGAAACTGATCGATACATCGGTGGATTTCACCAAGGGTAATTACGATGCAGCCATGAGCACCTTGTTCGAGGGGGCGACGCTGGCCGTCATCGTGGTGTTCCTGTTCCTGCGCGATCTGCGCGCCACCGTCATCGCCGCGATCTCGCTTCCGCTGTCCATCTTCCCCGCCTTCTGGGTGATGGACATGCTCGGCTTCTCGCTCAATCTCGTGAGCTTTCTCGCGATCACGCTATCGACGGGTATTCTTGTCGATGACGCCATCGTCGAGATCGAGAATATCGTGAGACATATGCGCATGGGCAAATCGCCCTACCGCGCCGCACTGGAAGCCGCCGACGAAATCGGCCTCGCCGTCATCGCCATCAGCCTCACCATCATCGCGATCTTCGCCCCTGCAAGCTTCATGTCGGGCATCGCGGGCCAGTTTTTCAAGCAGTTCGGCATCACGGTGTCGGTGCAGGTCTTCTTCTCGCTGCTAGCAGCGAGATTCGTCACGCCTGTGCTGGCGGCCTATTTCATGAAGGATCACAAGCACGACGATCCTCCGCCCGGGCGCATTCTGCAGGCCTACAACAAGCTCGTGACCCTTTCGGTGAAGCGTTACTATCTCACCGTCCTGTTCGGCCTCGGTGTTTTCGCGCTGTCGATCCTCAGCATCCAGCTGCTCCCACAGGGCTTCTTGCCGGCACAGGATACGGCCCGCTCGCTGCTGGCGATGGAATTGCCGCCGGGTTCGCAGCTCACTTTCACCGAAAAGACGACCGAAGAGATCGTCCAGCGGCTGCGCAAGCGACCGGAGATCAAGAGCGTCTTCGTCGATGGCGGACGCGTGCCGCCGGGGATCAGCGAAGTGCGCCGCGCCTCGCTGATTATCAATTACACGCCGAAGGGAGATCGCAAGATCTCGCAGCGCGAGCTCGAACTGGAGATCGGCAAGGAACTCGAGAACGTCCCGGATATTCGCTACTGGTTCCTCGATGAGAATGGTTTGCGCGCCATCTCGCTGGTGGTGACCGGGCCGGACATCAACATCGTCAGCAACGTTGCCAACGAATTGGCAACGCAGATGAAGCGAATTCCGCTGATCTCCAACGTGATCTCGGAGACGTCGCTGGATCGCCCTGAACTCCGTGTGCAGCCGCGCGCCGATCTCGCAGCCCGTCTCGGCGTCTCCACCGAAGGCCTCTCCGAAACCATTCGCGTCGCGACCATCGGCGACGTCGGCCCGGCACTGGCGAAGTTCGATGCCGGCGACCGACTGGTACCGATCCGCGTGCAGCTCGAAGACTCAGCGCGATCCGATATCCAGGTTCTCGAACAGTTGCGCGTGCCGATCGGCGGCGGGCGCGGCGGCGTGCCATTGTCGGTCGTCGCCGACATCAAGCTCGATCAGGGGCCGACCAGCATCAATCGCTATGATCGCGAACGGCAGGCCACGGTGGCCGCAGATCTCGTCGGCACCGCCGCACTCGGCGATGCCCTGAAGAAGATCTACGAACTGCCGGTGATGAAGAGCCTGCCGAAGAATGTGAGCGTGAAGCAATCAGGCGACGCCGAAAGCCTGAACGAACTCGCTGACGGTTTCGCGACCGCGATCTCTGCCGGCCTGATGATGGTCTATGCAGTGTTGGTGCTGCTGTTCGGCACCTTCCTGCAACCGATCACCATCCTGTTCTCGCTGCCGCTCTCCATCGGAGGCGCGATCATGGCTCTGCTGGTGACCGGCAAGCAGCTCACCACACCGGTCTGGATCGGCATCCTGATGCTGATGGGCATCGTCACCAAGAACGCGATCATGCTGGTGGAATTCGCGGTAGAGGCGATCCGCGAAGGCAAGCCGCGCGAGATCGCTATCATCGATGCCGGCATGAAGCGCGCGCGGCCGATCGTGATGACCACCATCGCCATGGCCGCCGGCATGATGCCTTCGGCACTGGCCTGGGGCGCGGGCGGTGAATTCCGATCTCCGATGGCTCTTGCGGTCATTGGCGGCCTGATCTTCTCGACTTTGCTGTCGCTGATCTTCGTGCCGGCAATGTTCCTGATGATGGACGACATCGGACAACTCTCATGGCGATGGGGCCGCAAGCTGCTCGTCTCGAGCGGCGAAGAAGATCGCGGTCACCCGTCGTCCATCGAACACAAGCAGGTAGACCGATGA
- a CDS encoding OmpA family protein yields MFKSSARFGLTTIRAAVIAGAALSLTAGAVIAADDVTSDQILRALAPKKPLTRGLSMAPPAEPAVNAAEGKFVDSLRNRSTRSLSLGEREQIASIAETKPAIDLEINFDYNSANISKKSMSSVQALGKALSSADLKGSTFVVAGHTDAVGGEEYNQDLSERRADAIKRYLADKYGIAGADLVTVGYGKTKPKSGIAPTDPSNRRVQVVNMANKATASNQ; encoded by the coding sequence ATGTTCAAATCATCCGCCCGCTTCGGCCTCACCACGATCCGCGCAGCTGTCATCGCCGGTGCCGCACTCTCCCTGACTGCCGGCGCCGTGATCGCGGCTGACGATGTGACCTCCGACCAGATCCTTCGCGCACTGGCGCCGAAGAAGCCGCTGACCCGCGGCCTCTCGATGGCGCCGCCGGCCGAGCCGGCCGTGAATGCCGCCGAAGGCAAGTTTGTCGACAGCCTTCGCAACCGCAGCACCCGATCACTGTCATTGGGCGAGCGCGAGCAGATCGCCAGCATTGCCGAGACCAAGCCGGCGATCGATCTCGAAATCAACTTCGATTACAATTCTGCGAATATCAGCAAAAAGTCGATGTCGTCCGTTCAGGCGCTTGGCAAGGCGCTGAGCAGCGCGGACCTCAAGGGCTCGACATTCGTCGTTGCCGGCCATACCGACGCGGTCGGTGGCGAAGAGTACAATCAGGACCTGTCCGAGCGCCGCGCCGATGCAATCAAGCGTTATCTCGCCGACAAATACGGCATCGCTGGTGCGGATCTCGTGACTGTCGGCTACGGCAAGACCAAGCCGAAGAGCGGGATCGCCCCGACCGACCCGAGCAATCGCCGCGTCCAGGTCGTGAACATGGCCAATAAGGCAACCGCATCCAACCAGTAA
- a CDS encoding efflux RND transporter periplasmic adaptor subunit, whose product MTSSTAHAADPAPGGSPNGAMVTVAKATNACFSDLVRVTGFVVPRREAHVGVETEGSRVSEVLVKEGDVVTENQELARLIPPPTSNNARPNAVPLRAPAAGLITSVQTIAGAPASPQAGPMFKIAINNELELNAEIPSIHILKLNPGATARISRDDHADIFGKVRVVSPQIDRTTQLGHVRLSLAPNPSIKVGMFARASIDARRSCGVAIPRSAIEHFTVQLVKGNVIETRRVKVGLVSDNATEILEGVEVGDIVVADAGTSLHDGDKVKTIFVDDLDRSRVR is encoded by the coding sequence ATGACATCGTCAACTGCGCATGCCGCCGACCCCGCGCCCGGCGGCTCCCCGAACGGGGCCATGGTCACCGTCGCCAAGGCAACCAATGCCTGCTTCTCCGACCTCGTCCGCGTCACCGGCTTCGTGGTGCCACGCCGCGAGGCTCACGTCGGCGTCGAGACGGAGGGATCACGCGTCTCCGAAGTGCTGGTAAAGGAAGGTGACGTGGTCACCGAGAACCAGGAACTGGCCCGGCTAATCCCGCCACCCACATCGAACAATGCACGCCCCAATGCGGTGCCGCTCCGCGCACCGGCCGCGGGCCTGATCACATCGGTGCAGACGATCGCAGGCGCTCCGGCCTCGCCACAGGCCGGCCCGATGTTCAAGATCGCCATCAACAACGAGCTGGAACTGAACGCCGAGATCCCGAGCATTCACATCCTCAAGCTCAATCCCGGCGCCACCGCACGCATCAGCCGCGACGATCATGCGGATATCTTCGGCAAGGTCCGGGTGGTGTCGCCGCAGATCGACCGCACCACGCAGCTCGGCCATGTCCGGCTATCTCTGGCGCCCAATCCGTCGATCAAGGTCGGCATGTTCGCGCGCGCCAGCATCGATGCGCGGCGCAGCTGCGGCGTCGCCATTCCGCGCTCGGCGATCGAGCATTTCACCGTGCAGCTGGTGAAAGGCAATGTGATCGAGACCCGCCGCGTCAAAGTCGGCCTCGTGTCCGACAACGCCACGGAAATTCTCGAAGGCGTGGAGGTCGGCGACATCGTCGTCGCTGACGCCGGGACGTCGCTGCATGACGGCGACAAAGTGAAGACCATCTTCGTCGATGACCTCGACCGTTCGCGGGTGCGCTAA